A region of Methyloversatilis discipulorum DNA encodes the following proteins:
- a CDS encoding response regulator transcription factor, translated as MSQIFIVDDDEAIRDALGWLFRSRGHTVRTWPSAEALIGSGEIAHCGCLLLDIRMDGMSGLELFGWLHEHGHEMPVIFLTGHGDVPMAVGAIKQGAFDFVEKPFNDNELVDRALAALDMHQQQLSKRAAAQAIEERVAQLTQREIEVMERVLAGQMNKVIASDLGVTMRTVEVHRARIFEKMGVRSAVELAQVLAARK; from the coding sequence ATGAGCCAGATATTCATCGTCGACGACGACGAAGCCATCCGCGACGCGCTGGGCTGGCTGTTCCGCTCGCGCGGCCACACCGTGCGCACCTGGCCGTCGGCCGAAGCACTGATCGGCAGCGGCGAGATCGCGCATTGCGGCTGCCTGCTGCTGGACATCCGGATGGACGGCATGAGCGGGCTGGAGCTGTTCGGCTGGCTGCACGAGCACGGCCATGAAATGCCCGTCATCTTTCTGACCGGCCACGGCGACGTGCCGATGGCGGTCGGCGCAATCAAGCAGGGCGCTTTCGATTTCGTCGAAAAGCCGTTCAACGACAACGAACTGGTGGACCGCGCGCTGGCTGCGCTGGACATGCACCAGCAACAGCTGTCGAAGCGCGCCGCCGCGCAGGCCATAGAGGAACGCGTCGCTCAGCTCACGCAGCGCGAGATCGAGGTGATGGAGCGCGTGCTGGCCGGCCAGATGAACAAAGTGATCGCCAGCGACCTCGGCGTCACCATGCGCACCGTGGAAGTCCACCGCGCCCGCATTTTCGAGAAGATGGGTGTGCGCTCGGCTGTGGAGCTCGCGCAGGTACTGGCAGCGAGGAAGTAG
- a CDS encoding acyl-CoA dehydrogenase, whose product MSEYVAPLQDMRFALELAGLNEVVTLPGYEDASPDVVDAVLEEAARFTGEVLSPLNRVGDRVGAKLGEDGKVSMPDGFAEAYRAYADNGWNGMGCDPAHGGAGMPHLVVAQIQEMVMGANMAFSLCPLLTAGAIEALALCGSDEQKALYLERMVSGEWTGTMNLTEPQAGSDLAAVRSRAEPQPDGSYRVFGQKIFITFGEHELASNIVHLVLARTPGAPEGVKGISLFIVPKFIPDADGNPGARNDVRCVSLEHKLGIHASPTCVMAFGDAGGATGWLCGEENRGIEYMFIMMNAARYAVGLQGIAVAERAFQQAREYANERRQGGEAGVKGGSSVAIVRHPDVRRMLMRMKSQVEAMRALAAVTAAARDRAARHADETERTRAQAFVELMIPLVKGWSTEGANEIASLGVQVHGGMGYVEETGAAQYLRDARITNIYEGTTGIQANDLVGRKIARDGGAAARAVIADMRDVVAALDAARLQALSVPLDEATSALERCVDFVVANWRSDVRAVLAGAVPLLLLFGRVAGGWQLARGALLAQQRLAAGEGDADFLRAKIVTTRFYADHVLSECGGLAHMVCSGAAATLDDAAGL is encoded by the coding sequence ATGAGCGAATACGTCGCGCCGCTGCAGGACATGCGTTTTGCGCTGGAACTGGCGGGCCTGAACGAAGTGGTGACCTTGCCCGGTTACGAGGACGCGAGCCCGGACGTCGTTGACGCGGTGCTCGAAGAGGCGGCCCGCTTCACCGGCGAGGTGCTGTCGCCGCTGAATCGGGTAGGGGATCGCGTCGGTGCGAAGCTGGGCGAGGACGGCAAGGTCAGCATGCCGGACGGATTCGCCGAGGCCTATCGCGCCTATGCCGACAACGGCTGGAACGGCATGGGCTGCGACCCGGCGCATGGCGGCGCCGGCATGCCGCACCTCGTGGTGGCGCAGATACAGGAGATGGTGATGGGCGCCAATATGGCGTTCTCGCTGTGTCCGCTGCTGACCGCAGGCGCCATCGAGGCGCTGGCGCTGTGCGGCTCCGACGAACAGAAGGCGCTCTATCTCGAACGCATGGTGAGCGGCGAATGGACCGGCACCATGAACCTGACCGAGCCGCAGGCCGGTTCCGATCTGGCGGCGGTGCGCAGCCGCGCCGAGCCGCAGCCCGACGGCAGTTACCGCGTATTCGGGCAGAAGATATTCATCACCTTCGGCGAGCACGAACTGGCGTCCAACATCGTGCATCTCGTACTGGCGCGCACGCCGGGGGCGCCTGAAGGGGTGAAGGGCATTTCGCTGTTCATCGTGCCCAAGTTCATTCCCGATGCCGACGGCAACCCGGGCGCGCGCAACGACGTGCGCTGCGTGTCGCTCGAACACAAGCTGGGCATACACGCCAGCCCGACCTGCGTGATGGCCTTCGGCGATGCCGGCGGCGCGACAGGCTGGCTGTGCGGCGAAGAGAACCGCGGCATCGAATACATGTTCATCATGATGAACGCTGCGCGCTACGCGGTCGGTCTGCAGGGCATCGCGGTGGCCGAGCGTGCGTTCCAGCAGGCGCGCGAGTATGCCAACGAGCGGCGCCAGGGCGGCGAGGCGGGCGTGAAAGGCGGCAGCAGCGTGGCCATCGTGCGCCACCCGGACGTGCGCCGCATGCTGATGCGCATGAAGTCGCAGGTCGAGGCGATGCGCGCGCTGGCCGCGGTCACCGCGGCGGCACGCGACCGCGCGGCGCGCCATGCGGACGAAACCGAACGCACGCGAGCCCAGGCCTTCGTCGAACTGATGATTCCGCTGGTCAAGGGCTGGAGCACCGAAGGCGCGAACGAGATCGCCTCGCTCGGCGTGCAGGTGCACGGCGGCATGGGCTATGTCGAGGAAACCGGCGCCGCACAGTACCTGCGCGATGCGCGCATCACCAATATCTACGAGGGCACGACCGGCATACAGGCGAACGATCTGGTCGGTCGCAAGATCGCGCGCGACGGCGGCGCGGCCGCGCGCGCGGTGATCGCCGACATGCGCGATGTCGTCGCGGCGCTCGATGCGGCGCGGCTGCAGGCGCTGTCCGTGCCGCTGGACGAGGCGACATCGGCGCTCGAACGCTGCGTCGATTTCGTCGTCGCGAACTGGCGCAGCGATGTGCGTGCCGTGCTGGCCGGCGCGGTGCCGCTGCTGCTGCTGTTCGGCCGCGTGGCGGGCGGCTGGCAACTTGCGCGCGGCGCCCTGCTGGCGCAGCAGCGGCTGGCCGCTGGCGAGGGCGACGCCGACTTCCTGCGCGCGAAGATCGTTACCACGCGCTTCTATGCCGATCACGTGCTGAGCGAGTGCGGCGGTCTGGCGCACATGGTGTGCAGCGGCGCCGCCGCCACGCTGGACGACGCGGCGGGTCTGTAG
- a CDS encoding electron transfer flavoprotein subunit alpha/FixB family protein, whose amino-acid sequence MSILVIAEHDNAGLRPATLNTLAAAAKLGGDITVLVAGSGCAGAAAAAAAVPGVAKVLSADAAHLAHPTAEDLAAAVLAVAAGHSHVLAPAGSFGKNFMPRVAATLDVAQISDIVEVVSADTFVRPIYAGNALATVQSADPVKVITVRATAFDPLPATGGAAPVEAVTPPAATGLSAHVSQELSQSARPELGAARVVVSGGRGLGSAEAYHSVLEPLADRLGAALGASRAAVDSGYAPNDYQVGQTGKIVAPDIYIAVGLSGAIQHLAGMKDSKVIVAINKDPDAPIFQVADYGLVGDLFELVPQLVQALD is encoded by the coding sequence ATGAGCATTCTGGTCATTGCAGAACACGACAACGCCGGCCTGCGCCCGGCCACGCTGAACACTCTGGCCGCCGCGGCGAAGCTGGGCGGCGACATCACCGTGCTGGTCGCCGGCAGCGGCTGCGCGGGCGCCGCTGCAGCCGCTGCCGCGGTGCCGGGTGTTGCGAAGGTGCTGAGCGCCGATGCCGCCCATCTGGCTCACCCGACTGCCGAAGACCTCGCCGCAGCGGTGCTGGCGGTCGCCGCCGGCCACAGCCACGTGTTGGCACCGGCCGGCAGCTTCGGCAAGAACTTCATGCCCCGCGTCGCGGCGACACTGGACGTGGCGCAGATTTCCGACATCGTCGAGGTGGTGTCGGCCGACACCTTCGTGCGCCCGATCTACGCCGGCAACGCGCTGGCGACGGTGCAGAGCGCTGATCCGGTCAAGGTGATCACGGTGCGCGCGACCGCCTTCGACCCGCTGCCGGCCACTGGCGGTGCCGCGCCGGTCGAGGCGGTGACGCCACCGGCGGCGACCGGGCTGTCCGCCCATGTGTCGCAGGAACTGTCGCAGTCGGCCCGCCCGGAACTGGGTGCCGCGCGCGTCGTCGTATCCGGCGGGCGCGGGCTGGGCAGCGCCGAGGCCTATCACAGCGTGCTCGAACCGCTGGCCGACCGGCTCGGCGCCGCACTGGGCGCCAGCCGCGCCGCCGTCGACTCCGGTTACGCACCCAACGACTATCAGGTCGGCCAGACCGGCAAGATCGTCGCCCCCGACATCTATATTGCAGTCGGGCTGTCCGGTGCCATCCAGCACCTGGCCGGCATGAAGGATTCGAAGGTGATCGTCGCCATCAACAAGGACCCGGACGCGCCCATCTTCCAGGTGGCCGACTACGGTCTGGTCGGCGACCTGTTCGAACTGGTGCCGCAACTGGTGCAGGCGCTGGACTGA
- a CDS encoding electron transfer flavoprotein subunit beta/FixA family protein yields the protein MKIVVPVKRVIDYNVKIRVAADGSGVETANVKMSMNPFDEIAVEEAVRLKEAGVATEVVAVSCGVAGCVDTLRTALALGADRAIHVNTDVELQPLAVAKLLKAVAGREQPQLVICGKQAIDDDANQTGQMLAALLGWGQATFASKVGVADGRATVTREIDGGLETVSVALPAVVTTDLRLNEPRFASLPNIMKAKKKPLDTVTPDELGVDVAPRLKTLKVAEPPKRQAGIKVASVAELVAKLRDEAKVLR from the coding sequence ATGAAGATTGTGGTCCCGGTCAAGCGGGTGATCGATTACAACGTGAAGATCCGCGTTGCCGCCGATGGCAGCGGCGTCGAAACCGCGAACGTGAAGATGTCGATGAATCCGTTCGACGAAATCGCGGTGGAAGAGGCGGTGCGGCTGAAGGAGGCGGGTGTGGCGACCGAGGTGGTCGCGGTGTCCTGCGGCGTCGCGGGCTGCGTCGATACGCTGCGCACCGCGCTGGCGCTGGGTGCCGACCGCGCGATCCACGTGAATACCGATGTCGAACTGCAACCGCTGGCGGTGGCCAAGCTCCTCAAGGCTGTGGCCGGTCGCGAACAGCCGCAGCTGGTGATCTGCGGCAAGCAGGCGATCGACGACGACGCCAACCAGACCGGCCAGATGCTGGCTGCGCTGCTGGGCTGGGGGCAGGCCACCTTCGCATCGAAGGTCGGCGTCGCCGACGGTCGCGCGACCGTGACGCGTGAAATCGATGGCGGTCTGGAAACCGTCAGTGTGGCGCTGCCGGCGGTCGTCACCACCGATCTGCGCTTGAACGAACCGCGCTTCGCCAGCCTGCCCAACATCATGAAAGCGAAGAAGAAGCCGCTCGACACGGTGACGCCGGACGAACTGGGCGTCGATGTCGCGCCGCGCCTGAAAACGCTGAAGGTGGCCGAGCCGCCGAAGCGTCAGGCCGGCATCAAGGTGGCCTCGGTGGCCGAACTGGTCGCGAAGTTGCGCGACGAAGCCAAAGTGCTGCGCTGA
- a CDS encoding TetR/AcrR family transcriptional regulator, whose protein sequence is MPNTAARPQTDRDTWVRAATQTLADSGVDGVRVETLARGLGLTKGSFYWHFKDRRALLDAVLEHWRAGRIDDIRNRTQSAPGNEIAQLQHVIDTYSLARNRRGMQVELALRDWARHDEAARAAVDEVDSVRLECAAALFRAAGCDADEATNRSLLLYAYVFGLGMMDVPRDTARPAAARQFIANLITGR, encoded by the coding sequence ATGCCCAACACCGCCGCCCGCCCGCAGACCGACCGCGACACCTGGGTGCGCGCGGCCACCCAGACCCTGGCCGACAGCGGCGTCGACGGCGTCCGGGTGGAAACGCTGGCGCGCGGTCTCGGCCTGACCAAGGGCAGCTTCTACTGGCACTTCAAGGACCGCCGCGCCCTGCTCGACGCCGTGCTGGAGCACTGGCGCGCCGGCCGCATCGACGACATCCGCAACCGCACGCAATCTGCGCCCGGCAACGAAATCGCGCAACTGCAGCACGTGATCGACACCTACAGCCTGGCGCGCAACCGCCGCGGCATGCAGGTCGAACTGGCGCTGCGCGACTGGGCGCGCCACGACGAAGCGGCTCGCGCCGCCGTCGACGAGGTGGACAGCGTGCGGCTGGAATGCGCCGCCGCGCTGTTCCGCGCCGCCGGTTGCGACGCCGACGAAGCGACCAATCGCAGCCTGCTGCTGTATGCCTACGTGTTCGGCCTGGGCATGATGGATGTTCCGCGTGACACGGCGAGACCGGCGGCGGCACGCCAGTTCATCGCCAACCTGATCACGGGCCGTTGA
- a CDS encoding phosphomannomutase/phosphoglucomutase: MSFPAPEIFKAYDIRGIVDKTLTADAVRAIGHALGSEAVKRGQRTIAVGRDGRLSGPELAGALAEGINAAGVDVLDIGCVPTPLSYFAAFDLGTDSAVSVTGSHNPPDYNGLKMVLGGQTLYGDMIQDLRRRIIDNDLVHGQGTTRHADVRDTYITRVTSDVKLKRRMKVVIDCGNGVAGDIAPRLFEALGCEVVPLFCEVDGNFPNHHPDPSKPENLEDVIRVLAAGDAEIGLAFDGDGDRLGVVTRDGEIIYPDRQLMLFAADVLSRQPGAQIVYDVKCTRLLAPWVREHGGEPVMWNTGHALIKAKLKQSGAALAGEMSGHMFFKERWFGFDDGLYAGARLLEILSASPDGNAVLKALPTATSTPELNLKMNEGEPHALIAAMQQSAVFDGARDIIKIDGLRVEYADGFGLMRASNTTPVVVLRFEADNTTALERIQADFRRVLGSARPDLALPF; this comes from the coding sequence ATGTCCTTCCCGGCACCCGAAATCTTCAAGGCCTACGACATCCGCGGCATCGTGGACAAGACGCTGACCGCCGACGCAGTGCGCGCCATCGGTCACGCACTGGGCTCCGAGGCGGTGAAGCGCGGTCAGCGCACCATCGCCGTCGGCCGCGACGGCCGCCTGTCGGGCCCTGAACTGGCCGGCGCGCTGGCCGAAGGCATCAACGCCGCTGGCGTCGACGTGCTCGATATCGGCTGCGTGCCGACACCGCTCTCCTATTTCGCCGCCTTCGACCTCGGCACCGACAGCGCGGTCAGCGTGACCGGCAGCCACAACCCGCCCGACTACAACGGCCTGAAAATGGTGCTGGGCGGTCAGACGCTGTACGGCGACATGATCCAGGACCTGCGCCGCCGCATCATCGACAACGATCTGGTGCACGGTCAGGGCACCACCCGCCACGCCGACGTGCGCGATACCTACATCACCCGCGTCACCTCCGACGTGAAGCTCAAGCGCCGGATGAAGGTGGTGATCGATTGCGGCAACGGCGTCGCCGGCGATATCGCGCCGCGCCTGTTCGAAGCGCTGGGCTGCGAAGTGGTGCCGCTGTTCTGCGAGGTCGATGGCAACTTCCCCAACCACCATCCGGACCCGTCCAAGCCGGAGAATCTCGAAGACGTGATCCGCGTGCTGGCCGCCGGCGACGCCGAGATCGGCCTCGCTTTCGACGGCGACGGCGACCGCCTGGGCGTGGTCACCCGCGACGGTGAAATCATCTACCCGGACCGCCAACTCATGCTGTTCGCCGCCGACGTGCTGTCGCGCCAGCCGGGCGCGCAGATCGTCTATGACGTCAAATGCACCCGCCTGCTGGCGCCCTGGGTGCGCGAACATGGCGGTGAGCCGGTCATGTGGAACACCGGCCATGCACTTATCAAGGCCAAGCTGAAGCAGAGCGGCGCCGCGCTGGCCGGCGAGATGAGCGGCCACATGTTCTTCAAGGAGCGCTGGTTCGGTTTCGACGACGGCCTGTACGCCGGCGCGCGGCTGCTGGAAATCCTGTCCGCCTCGCCGGACGGCAATGCCGTGCTGAAGGCACTGCCGACCGCCACCTCGACGCCGGAACTGAACCTGAAGATGAACGAGGGCGAGCCGCACGCGCTGATTGCCGCAATGCAGCAGTCGGCGGTGTTCGACGGCGCGCGCGACATCATCAAGATCGACGGACTGCGCGTCGAATACGCCGACGGTTTCGGGCTGATGCGGGCATCGAACACGACGCCGGTGGTCGTGCTGCGCTTCGAGGCGGACAACACCACGGCGCTCGAACGCATCCAGGCCGATTTCCGCCGCGTGCTTGGCAGTGCACGCCCCGACCTCGCCCTGCCGTTCTGA
- a CDS encoding EAL and HDOD domain-containing protein, which produces MLTAATNNIYVGRQPILDRSQALYAYELLFRSGHVEHADVQCEVSATARVITSVFNELGLEQALGDAFGFINVSEDMLMSEALELLPADKIVIELLETIPPTPAVIDRARELVRKGFRLALDDVLDLEEGYKPLVEIASFIKIDLLGVAADALPDVVERFRPYSAKLLAEKVDSAEQARRCHELGFTYFQGYFFARPSVLSTRTLSAGETTLLRLLGMVIGDAETSAMEPLIKQEPALLVNLMRITNSIGSGSNRQISTAREAITLLGRRQLQRWLQLLLFCTQGNSKAQMPLLNMVATRARTMELLAERCDMRDGDPDSAFLTGILSLLPALLGVSMDEVLKTLAVDPAIHGALTDGSGTLGALLRLLRSWEENAVTDFAATLATLPPLSGEDFTVAVSEAMSWAAGLGQ; this is translated from the coding sequence ATGCTCACCGCAGCCACAAACAACATCTACGTTGGCCGCCAGCCCATACTGGACCGGAGCCAGGCGCTCTACGCCTACGAGTTGCTGTTCCGCTCCGGCCACGTGGAACACGCTGACGTTCAGTGCGAAGTCAGCGCCACTGCGCGGGTGATCACCTCGGTGTTCAACGAACTCGGCCTCGAGCAGGCGCTGGGCGACGCCTTCGGTTTCATCAACGTCAGCGAAGACATGCTGATGTCCGAAGCGCTCGAACTGCTACCCGCCGACAAGATCGTCATCGAACTGCTTGAAACCATTCCGCCAACGCCCGCAGTCATCGATCGTGCGCGCGAACTGGTGCGCAAGGGATTCCGGCTGGCGCTCGACGACGTGCTCGACCTCGAAGAAGGCTACAAGCCGCTGGTCGAGATCGCCTCCTTCATCAAGATCGACCTGCTGGGCGTTGCCGCCGACGCACTGCCCGATGTGGTCGAACGTTTCCGTCCCTATTCGGCCAAGCTGCTGGCCGAGAAGGTCGACAGCGCAGAACAGGCCCGGCGCTGCCACGAACTGGGCTTCACGTACTTCCAGGGCTATTTCTTCGCCCGCCCGAGCGTGCTGAGCACACGCACGCTGAGCGCCGGCGAAACCACCCTTTTGCGCCTGCTCGGCATGGTGATCGGCGATGCCGAAACGTCGGCGATGGAACCACTGATCAAGCAGGAGCCGGCGCTGCTGGTCAACCTGATGCGCATCACCAACTCGATCGGCAGCGGCAGCAATCGCCAGATCTCGACCGCGCGCGAGGCGATCACGCTGCTCGGCCGCCGTCAGCTTCAGCGCTGGCTGCAACTGCTGTTGTTCTGTACGCAGGGCAACAGCAAGGCACAGATGCCATTGCTGAACATGGTCGCGACGCGTGCCCGCACGATGGAGCTGCTGGCCGAGCGCTGCGACATGCGCGATGGCGACCCCGACAGTGCATTCCTGACCGGCATCCTGTCGCTGTTGCCGGCCCTGCTGGGCGTGTCGATGGACGAGGTGCTGAAGACGCTGGCCGTCGATCCAGCGATCCACGGCGCACTGACCGACGGCTCCGGCACGCTGGGCGCACTGCTCCGGCTGTTGCGCAGCTGGGAAGAAAACGCCGTGACCGACTTCGCCGCCACGCTGGCCACCCTGCCGCCGCTGAGCGGCGAAGACTTCACCGTTGCCGTGTCCGAAGCCATGAGCTGGGCCGCTGGCCTCGGACAATGA
- a CDS encoding HDOD domain-containing protein: protein MISRTHAIERLFAAAGQLPSIPRVVQKMIETLRDEDADLLPLIGEIRTDPTISARVLKLANSGYYGSRRAVGSIDEAVSLIGTRAMRTLVISAGISSSFPKVPGVDLQVFWRHALLTASIASQLAKRAGENAERAYSAGLMLRVGQLMIHIAFPRVADEILRECQGLGMSERATVEQHKLNTNHCEVGAELAMRWNFPDDIAGALEYYCQPRNPDASLLARLAYVSAQCAFELEQQTAPEDIVQRLDSTVTDMCGLDAAGILHDIRACAEHAAGDGQAD from the coding sequence ATGATTTCCCGTACCCACGCCATCGAACGCCTTTTCGCCGCCGCCGGCCAGTTGCCGAGCATTCCGCGCGTCGTGCAGAAGATGATAGAAACGCTGCGCGACGAAGACGCCGACCTGCTGCCGCTGATCGGCGAAATCCGCACCGACCCGACCATTTCGGCGCGCGTGCTGAAACTCGCGAATTCGGGCTACTACGGCAGCCGCCGCGCGGTGGGGTCGATCGACGAGGCGGTGTCGCTGATCGGCACGCGGGCGATGCGCACGCTGGTGATTTCGGCCGGCATCAGCAGCAGTTTCCCCAAGGTGCCGGGCGTCGATCTGCAGGTCTTCTGGCGCCATGCCCTGCTTACCGCATCGATCGCCTCGCAACTGGCGAAGCGTGCCGGCGAGAACGCGGAGCGCGCCTACAGCGCTGGGCTCATGCTGCGCGTCGGCCAGCTGATGATCCACATCGCCTTCCCGCGCGTCGCCGATGAAATCCTGCGTGAGTGCCAGGGGCTGGGCATGAGCGAACGCGCGACGGTGGAGCAGCACAAGCTGAACACCAACCACTGCGAAGTCGGTGCTGAGCTGGCGATGCGCTGGAACTTCCCGGACGACATTGCCGGCGCGCTGGAGTACTACTGTCAGCCGCGCAATCCCGATGCCAGCCTGCTGGCGCGTCTGGCCTACGTGTCTGCGCAGTGCGCGTTCGAACTCGAACAGCAGACCGCGCCGGAGGACATCGTGCAGCGGCTGGACAGCACGGTGACCGACATGTGCGGGCTCGACGCCGCCGGCATCCTGCACGATATCCGCGCCTGCGCCGAGCACGCGGCGGGTGACGGACAGGCGGACTGA
- the alaS gene encoding alanine--tRNA ligase — protein MNSADIRSAFLNFFASKGHQIVASSSLVPHEDPTLLFTNAGMNQFKDVFLGFDKRSYNRATTSQKCVRAGGKHNDLENVGYTARHHTFFEMLGNFSFGDYFKRDAIAFAWELLTDVFKLPKDKLTITVYAEDDEAFDIWTKEIGVPAERVIRIGDNKGARYASDNFWMMGDTGPCGPCTEIFYDHGAHIPGGPPGSPDEDGDRFIEIWNNVFMQYNRDEAGVLHPLPKPSVDTGMGLERIAAVLQGVHSNYEIDLFVALIAAAARETNTTDLDNPSLKVLADHIRACSFLIADGVIPGNEGRGYVLRRIIRRAIRHGYKLSARAAFFHRMVPDLVAQMGAAYPDLAAAQQKVMDVLRQEEERFFATIANGMDILESALAALAQGAALDGETAFKLHDTYGFPLDLTADICRERGVTVDTEGFDAAMARQKEQARAAGKFKMATALEYDGVQTTFRGYDMLDAAGKVVALYRDGAPVNELHEGELGVVVLDETPFYAESGGQVGDRGELRAAQGIFKVEDTLKIQAAVFGHHGVVGTGRIAVGDSVSARVDVRARAATARNHSVTHLMHKALREVLGDHVQQKGSLVDADKTRFDFVHNAPMSDDEIARVERIVNAEILANAATQARVMAIEDAQKSGAMMLFGEKYGDEVRVLDIGSSRELCGGTHVARTGDIGLFKITVEAGVAAGIRRVEAITGENAVAFVQRQDKLVSEAAAAFKAPAAELPAKIAQVIDNVRALEKEIARLKSKLAASQGDELAAQAVAVGSAKVLAAVMEGADVPALRETLDKLRDKLGSAAIVLAAVNDGKVSLIAGVTPDLTAKVKAGELVNFVAGQVGGKGGGKPDMAQAGGTQPENLPAALAGVGKWVEGKLG, from the coding sequence ATGAACAGCGCCGATATCCGCTCCGCCTTCCTGAATTTCTTCGCTTCCAAGGGCCACCAGATCGTGGCGTCAAGCTCGCTGGTGCCACACGAGGACCCGACGCTGCTGTTCACCAACGCCGGCATGAACCAGTTCAAGGACGTGTTCCTCGGCTTCGACAAGCGCAGCTACAACCGCGCCACCACCTCGCAGAAATGCGTGCGCGCCGGCGGCAAGCACAACGATCTGGAAAACGTCGGCTACACCGCGCGTCACCACACCTTCTTCGAAATGCTGGGCAACTTCAGCTTCGGCGACTATTTCAAGCGCGACGCCATCGCGTTTGCGTGGGAGCTGCTGACCGACGTGTTCAAGCTGCCGAAAGACAAGCTCACGATCACCGTCTATGCCGAAGACGACGAAGCCTTCGACATCTGGACGAAGGAGATCGGCGTGCCGGCCGAGCGCGTCATCCGCATCGGCGACAACAAGGGCGCGCGCTACGCCTCGGACAACTTCTGGATGATGGGCGACACCGGCCCCTGCGGCCCGTGTACCGAAATCTTCTACGATCACGGCGCACACATTCCGGGCGGTCCGCCGGGTTCGCCGGACGAGGACGGCGACCGTTTCATCGAAATCTGGAACAACGTGTTCATGCAGTACAACCGCGACGAGGCGGGCGTGCTGCATCCGCTGCCCAAGCCCAGCGTGGATACCGGCATGGGTCTGGAGCGTATCGCCGCGGTGCTGCAGGGCGTGCACAGCAATTACGAAATCGATCTGTTCGTCGCGTTGATCGCCGCCGCCGCGCGCGAAACGAACACCACCGATCTCGACAATCCGTCGCTGAAGGTGCTGGCCGACCACATCCGCGCCTGTTCCTTCCTGATCGCCGACGGCGTCATTCCGGGCAACGAAGGTCGCGGCTACGTGCTCCGCCGCATCATCCGCCGCGCCATCCGCCACGGCTACAAGCTGAGCGCGCGCGCCGCCTTCTTCCACCGCATGGTGCCGGACCTGGTGGCGCAGATGGGCGCCGCCTACCCGGATCTGGCGGCGGCGCAGCAGAAGGTGATGGACGTGCTGCGGCAGGAGGAGGAACGTTTCTTCGCCACCATCGCCAACGGCATGGACATTCTCGAATCGGCGCTGGCCGCGCTGGCGCAGGGCGCCGCGCTGGACGGCGAGACGGCGTTCAAGCTGCACGACACCTACGGCTTCCCGCTCGACCTGACCGCGGACATCTGCCGCGAGCGCGGCGTGACCGTGGACACCGAAGGCTTCGACGCCGCGATGGCGCGCCAGAAGGAACAGGCGCGCGCCGCCGGCAAGTTCAAGATGGCGACCGCGCTGGAATACGACGGCGTGCAGACCACTTTCCGTGGCTACGACATGCTGGACGCGGCGGGCAAGGTGGTCGCGCTGTACCGCGACGGCGCGCCGGTGAATGAACTGCACGAGGGCGAACTGGGCGTCGTCGTGCTCGACGAGACGCCGTTCTACGCCGAATCCGGCGGCCAGGTCGGCGACCGCGGCGAACTGCGCGCGGCGCAGGGCATTTTCAAGGTTGAGGACACGCTGAAGATCCAGGCCGCAGTGTTCGGCCACCACGGCGTGGTCGGCACCGGCCGCATCGCGGTCGGCGACAGCGTGAGCGCGCGCGTCGATGTGCGCGCCCGCGCCGCCACCGCGCGCAACCACTCGGTCACCCACCTGATGCATAAGGCGCTGCGCGAGGTGCTGGGCGATCACGTGCAGCAGAAGGGCTCGCTGGTCGATGCCGACAAGACCCGCTTCGACTTCGTTCACAACGCGCCGATGAGCGACGACGAAATCGCCCGCGTCGAGCGCATCGTCAATGCCGAAATCCTTGCCAACGCGGCCACCCAGGCGCGCGTGATGGCGATCGAGGACGCACAGAAGTCGGGCGCGATGATGCTGTTCGGCGAGAAGTACGGCGACGAGGTGCGCGTGCTGGACATCGGTTCGTCGCGCGAACTGTGCGGTGGTACCCACGTCGCGCGCACCGGCGACATCGGCCTGTTCAAGATCACGGTCGAAGCCGGTGTGGCCGCCGGCATCCGCCGCGTCGAGGCGATCACCGGCGAGAACGCGGTGGCTTTCGTGCAGCGTCAGGACAAGCTGGTCAGCGAAGCGGCTGCCGCATTCAAGGCGCCGGCGGCCGAACTGCCGGCCAAGATCGCGCAGGTGATCGACAACGTGCGCGCGCTGGAAAAGGAAATCGCCCGCCTGAAGAGCAAGCTCGCCGCCAGCCAGGGCGACGAACTGGCCGCCCAGGCGGTGGCCGTCGGTAGCGCGAAGGTGCTGGCCGCGGTGATGGAAGGTGCCGACGTGCCGGCGCTGCGCGAAACGCTGGACAAGCTGCGCGACAAGCTCGGCTCGGCCGCCATCGTGCTGGCCGCAGTGAACGACGGCAAGGTGAGCCTGATCGCTGGCGTCACGCCGGATCTGACGGCGAAGGTGAAAGCCGGCGAACTGGTCAATTTCGTCGCCGGTCAGGTTGGCGGCAAGGGCGGCGGCAAGCCGGACATGGCGCAGGCCGGCGGCACGCAGCCAGAGAACCTGCCGGCGGCGCTGGCCGGCGTCGGCAAATGGGTGGAAGGAAAGCTCGGATGA